One window from the genome of Paracoccus zhejiangensis encodes:
- a CDS encoding circularly permuted type 2 ATP-grasp protein, translating to MNFYNEMYEGENVREPYARLRSWVETMPDDFRQMKQAEAEDLFRRIGITFAVYGEGGDPDRLIPFDMMPRVFEQAEWRRLERGIKQRARALNAFLRDVYGRAEIVRAGRIPARLVYQNEAYEKSVVGVVPPRGVYSHIIGIDLVRTGKDDFFVLEDNCRTPSGVSYMLENREIMMRMFPQLFRNNRIEPVDQYPELLRRTLESVAPAKCQDRPTCVILTPGHFNSAYYEHSFLANLMGVELVEGQDLFVDGEFVYMRTTQGPKRVDVIYRRLDDPYLDPLCFRPDSMLGVPGLMDVYRSGGVTICSAPGAGVADDKAIYTFVPEMVRFYLGEEPLLKNVQTWTLWKPDDYKYVMENLPDLVVKEVHGSGGYGMLVGPKSTKAEIEEFRKKIEADPSNYIAQPTLALSTCPTFVEEGIAPRHVDLRPYCLCGDRIELVPGGLTRVALREGSLVVNSSQGGGVKDTWVLTE from the coding sequence ATGAATTTCTATAACGAGATGTACGAGGGCGAGAACGTCCGCGAACCCTATGCGCGCCTGCGCAGCTGGGTCGAGACCATGCCCGACGATTTCCGCCAGATGAAGCAGGCCGAGGCCGAGGACCTGTTCCGCCGCATCGGCATTACCTTCGCCGTCTATGGCGAGGGCGGCGATCCCGACCGGCTGATCCCCTTCGACATGATGCCCCGGGTCTTCGAACAGGCCGAATGGCGCAGGCTGGAACGCGGCATCAAGCAGCGGGCGCGGGCGCTGAACGCCTTTCTGCGCGATGTCTATGGCCGGGCCGAGATCGTGCGTGCGGGGCGCATTCCGGCAAGGCTGGTATATCAGAACGAGGCCTACGAGAAATCCGTGGTCGGTGTGGTGCCGCCGCGCGGGGTCTATTCCCACATCATCGGCATCGACCTTGTGCGCACCGGCAAGGATGATTTCTTCGTGCTCGAGGACAATTGCCGCACGCCGTCGGGCGTCAGCTACATGCTGGAAAACCGCGAGATCATGATGCGCATGTTCCCGCAGCTTTTCCGCAACAACCGGATCGAGCCGGTGGACCAGTATCCCGAACTCTTGCGCCGGACGCTGGAATCGGTGGCGCCTGCCAAGTGCCAGGACCGGCCGACCTGCGTGATCCTGACGCCGGGCCATTTCAACAGCGCCTATTACGAGCACAGTTTCCTTGCGAACCTCATGGGGGTGGAACTGGTCGAGGGGCAGGACCTCTTTGTCGATGGCGAATTCGTCTACATGCGCACCACGCAGGGTCCCAAGCGCGTCGACGTGATCTATCGCCGGCTCGACGACCCCTATCTTGACCCGCTGTGCTTCCGCCCCGATTCCATGCTGGGCGTGCCGGGGCTGATGGACGTCTATCGCTCGGGCGGGGTGACGATCTGTTCGGCCCCCGGCGCCGGCGTGGCCGATGACAAGGCCATCTATACCTTCGTCCCCGAGATGGTGCGCTTCTACCTGGGCGAGGAACCGCTGCTGAAGAACGTGCAGACCTGGACGCTGTGGAAACCCGACGACTACAAGTATGTCATGGAGAACCTGCCGGACCTGGTGGTGAAGGAGGTTCACGGCTCGGGTGGATACGGGATGCTGGTCGGGCCGAAATCGACCAAGGCCGAGATCGAGGAGTTCCGCAAGAAGATCGAGGCCGATCCGTCCAATTACATCGCACAGCCCACGCTGGCCCTGTCGACCTGTCCGACCTTCGTCGAGGAGGGAATCGCGCCCCGGCATGTGGACCTCAGGCCCTATTGCCTCTGCGGTGACCGGATCGAACTGGTGCCGGGCGGTTTGACCCGCGTGGCGCTGCGCGAGGGATCGCTGGTGGTGAACTCGTCGCAGGGCGGCGGGGTCAAGGACACCTGGGTTCTGACGGAATAA
- a CDS encoding ATP-binding protein, which yields MNTAKNLDSEKTGEMSRPAQTMFHRVLRAEARIVRDTLTDIRRRFAAEIDEDALGRLELVLAEVLNNVAEHGPGAADSSEDSGSEAGHRAAPLIHLCIVRLAGMLSCAVTDDGISLPAGCLLPPDAPAISEIDLPEGGFGWFLIHDLTQELYYYREERRNFLAFRVPVSDETAPASPDSQGDQFSKD from the coding sequence ATGAATACCGCGAAGAACCTCGATTCCGAGAAGACCGGCGAAATGAGCCGGCCGGCCCAGACCATGTTTCACCGCGTCCTGCGCGCCGAGGCCCGGATCGTCCGCGACACGCTGACCGACATCCGCCGCCGGTTTGCCGCCGAGATCGATGAGGATGCGCTTGGCCGGCTGGAGCTTGTGCTGGCCGAGGTGCTGAACAACGTGGCCGAACACGGCCCCGGCGCAGCGGATAGCAGCGAGGATTCCGGGTCGGAAGCCGGCCATCGCGCCGCGCCGCTGATCCATCTCTGCATCGTCCGCCTTGCCGGCATGCTGTCCTGCGCGGTGACCGATGACGGTATCTCGCTGCCGGCCGGCTGCCTGCTGCCCCCCGATGCCCCCGCGATCAGCGAGATCGACCTGCCCGAAGGCGGCTTCGGCTGGTTCCTGATCCACGACCTGACGCAGGAGTTGTATTACTACCGCGAGGAACGTCGCAACTTCCTGGCCTTCCGCGTGCCGGTCTCGGACGAAACGGCCCCTGCGTCGCCCGACAGCCAGGGCGATCAGTTCAGCAAGGACTGA
- a CDS encoding CreA family protein: protein MKRLIGLAMLAAFPAMAEEVGEIGVDWVGNDIIIEAIADPEVPGVTCHLAYFDRSVIDRLSQGNWFEDPSNSAIECARTGPITVGDIARGKTGEDVFSEGRSLIFKSLRVKRVYDATNGVLVYLAHANELTEGSAKMAISTVALTPEEKAAAGPN from the coding sequence ATGAAACGACTGATTGGGCTGGCGATGCTGGCCGCCTTCCCCGCAATGGCCGAGGAAGTGGGCGAGATCGGCGTCGACTGGGTCGGCAATGACATCATCATCGAGGCCATCGCCGATCCCGAGGTGCCGGGCGTGACCTGCCACCTGGCCTATTTCGACCGCTCGGTGATCGACCGGCTGAGCCAGGGCAACTGGTTCGAGGATCCGTCGAACTCGGCCATCGAATGCGCCCGGACCGGGCCGATCACGGTGGGCGACATCGCCCGCGGCAAGACGGGCGAGGATGTGTTTTCCGAAGGCCGCTCGCTGATCTTCAAATCGCTGCGGGTGAAGCGCGTCTATGATGCGACGAATGGCGTGCTCGTCTACCTCGCCCATGCCAATGAGTTGACCGAGGGCTCGGCCAAGATGGCGATCTCGACCGTGGCGCTGACGCCCGAGGAAAAGGCCGCGGCAGGGCCGAACTGA
- a CDS encoding metallophosphoesterase, with protein MPIYAIGDIHGQLELLHRAHRLIEADGGSDARIVHLGDLIDRGPDSRGVIDHLMSGQAQGRDWIVLKGNHDRFLPTFLKDADWIDPAMSSGAVWTEHPGLGAAATLASYGVDVNQPRSDLQAAARAAVPMAHAEYLAGLPLWYLQDGLLFVHAGIRPGIDLQAQTEQDLVWIRKGFLDSPAHHGPLVVHGHTALDRATHFGNRIDLDSGAAYGGPLSAVRFDDQGAWLLGDGAPELLHPAPGG; from the coding sequence ATGCCGATCTATGCCATTGGCGACATTCACGGCCAGCTGGAGCTGTTGCACCGCGCCCATCGGCTGATCGAGGCCGATGGCGGGTCTGATGCCCGGATCGTGCACCTGGGCGATCTGATCGACCGCGGCCCCGATTCGCGTGGCGTGATCGACCATCTGATGAGCGGTCAGGCGCAGGGGCGCGACTGGATCGTGCTCAAGGGCAATCATGACCGCTTCCTGCCGACCTTCCTGAAGGATGCCGACTGGATCGATCCGGCCATGTCCTCGGGGGCGGTCTGGACCGAGCATCCGGGGCTGGGGGCGGCGGCGACGCTGGCATCCTACGGGGTCGATGTGAACCAGCCGCGATCGGACCTGCAGGCGGCGGCGCGGGCGGCGGTGCCGATGGCCCATGCCGAATACCTGGCCGGGCTGCCGCTGTGGTATCTGCAGGATGGCCTTTTGTTCGTCCATGCCGGTATCCGGCCCGGCATCGACCTGCAGGCGCAGACCGAGCAGGACCTGGTCTGGATCCGCAAGGGGTTCCTGGACAGCCCGGCCCATCACGGTCCCTTGGTCGTGCACGGCCATACCGCGCTGGACCGCGCCACGCATTTCGGCAACCGGATCGATCTCGACAGCGGCGCGGCCTATGGCGGGCCGCTGTCGGCGGTGCGCTTTGACGATCAGGGCGCCTGGCTGTTGGGCGACGGAGCGCCCGAACTGCTGCACCCGGCGCCAGGCGGCTGA
- the hspQ gene encoding heat shock protein HspQ, protein MTPHRRVAKYNLGQVVRHRSRDFRGVVFDIDPEFANTEEWYESIPEDVRPAKDQPFYHLFAETEATYYVAYVSEQNLVPDRSGEPVDHPEVVEMFGEFKDGRYPLQSLLN, encoded by the coding sequence ATGACACCACACCGCAGAGTCGCGAAATACAACCTTGGCCAGGTCGTCCGCCATCGCAGCCGCGATTTCAGGGGGGTGGTTTTCGACATCGATCCGGAATTCGCCAATACCGAAGAATGGTATGAATCGATCCCCGAGGATGTGCGTCCGGCCAAGGACCAGCCGTTCTATCATCTCTTTGCAGAGACCGAGGCCACCTATTACGTCGCCTATGTCTCCGAGCAGAACCTTGTGCCCGACCGTTCGGGTGAACCGGTCGATCATCCCGAGGTGGTCGAGATGTTCGGCGAGTTCAAGGATGGCCGCTATCCGCTTCAGTCCTTGCTGAACTGA
- a CDS encoding STAS domain-containing protein, translating into MNLIVVPDLHQILVTIAEPRLDAAVATSFKDRMREIVSTSRKTVLLDLQRVDFMDSSGLGAMIAIHKAMPDGIPLVLRGLTPNVERVFRLTRMDSVFNISAAPDQAREAG; encoded by the coding sequence ATGAACCTGATCGTTGTGCCGGATCTGCACCAGATCCTCGTCACGATTGCAGAGCCGCGACTGGATGCCGCCGTGGCAACCAGCTTCAAGGACCGGATGCGCGAGATCGTGTCGACCAGCCGCAAGACCGTGCTTCTGGACCTGCAGCGGGTCGATTTCATGGACAGTTCCGGCCTTGGCGCGATGATCGCCATCCACAAGGCCATGCCTGACGGCATCCCGCTGGTCCTGCGCGGCCTGACGCCGAATGTCGAACGGGTCTTCCGGCTGACCCGGATGGACAGCGTGTTCAACATCTCGGCCGCGCCCGATCAGGCAAGGGAGGCCGGCTGA
- a CDS encoding DUF2585 domain-containing protein: MGRLSPWHLVALIVLATAGFLLFLGRVPICDCGYVKLWHGVTNSSGNSQHLTDWYTPSHVLHGLLFFAMLHVLLPRVAIGWRLVLATLVEAGWEIAENTSMVIERYRAVTISLDYYGDAVVNSVGDMLAMMLGFWLARVLPVWLSVALFLGTEAVTIWFIRDGLILNVLMLLWPIEALRQWQAAG; encoded by the coding sequence ATGGGCCGGCTCTCGCCCTGGCATCTGGTTGCGCTGATCGTTCTGGCCACCGCGGGTTTCCTGCTGTTCCTCGGGCGGGTGCCGATCTGCGACTGTGGCTATGTGAAGCTGTGGCACGGAGTCACCAACAGCTCGGGCAATTCGCAGCATCTGACCGACTGGTACACCCCTTCGCATGTGCTGCACGGGCTGCTGTTCTTTGCCATGCTGCATGTCCTGCTGCCGCGTGTGGCGATCGGTTGGCGGCTGGTCCTTGCCACGCTGGTCGAGGCCGGGTGGGAGATCGCCGAGAACACCAGCATGGTGATCGAACGCTATCGCGCTGTGACCATCTCGCTCGACTATTACGGCGATGCGGTGGTGAACTCGGTCGGCGACATGCTGGCGATGATGCTTGGCTTCTGGCTGGCGCGGGTGCTGCCGGTCTGGCTTTCCGTGGCGTTATTTCTGGGAACCGAGGCGGTGACGATCTGGTTCATCCGCGACGGGTTGATCTTGAACGTGCTGATGCTGCTCTGGCCCATCGAGGCGCTGCGTCAGTGGCAGGCGGCGGGCTGA